GACAGTCAGCAAAATAATGCCGATATCCTCTCGATCCTCCAGCCTGCGGCATACGCCGTATCCGTCCAGCTTGGGCATCATCACATCCAGAATCATGACCTGCGGATGGAATGACGCCACCTTGACCAGCGCTTCTTCGCCGTCATTTGCTGTCTCTACTTCATATCCTTCGCGCCGCAGCGCGTAAGCAATGGCACTGACAATGCTTGACTCGTCATCCACGACCAATACTTTTTTATTCATCGAAATCATCCTCTATATGTGTCATGAGTTATCGTATTCTTTGGATCTATGTTAACAAGGTATGGCCTGATTAGCTATGGAGGACTTTTCGATTTGTGAGAAACTCCAGAAACGTCTGTATCCTCTCAGCTTCGACTTCGCTCCACTTTTTTTATACCCCAAACACAACAAAAAGAGCCAACCCGTAATTGGATTAGCCCTGTAAAGTGTAATTTCAGTTTCATATCACTGCTTAGGCAGCAGTTTTTTGATTTCCTCTGCAGAGAGTCCGGAGGCTTTCACCACAGCTGACATATCTACGCCAAGTGCAAGAAGCTCGCGAGCCATTTCCACTTTACCTTCTACTCTACCTTCTACTTTCCCTTTGGCTTCACCCTCAGCACGTGCACCTTCAATCATCGACTTTTCATCGCTTAGTGCTTTCATCCGTGCATCATAAGCCATTCTCGTAGCTGCATCCTGACTCAGAAATTCCAGCGTGTCCATCGCCTTTTTTAGCATCGGTTCATTCATCGCCAGCACCTCCCAGTTTGATGGATCAATCCCTTTTAAGAATAAAAGCCAGTTCACTAGTCCACCCTTATCCATAGGGACAGGGTGTTGATCCAGTTTGGTCAATTCCATCACATGAATTTCTATATCATCTGTCAAACCAATACCTGTATGATCTTCGCGTAAATGAAAAACATTGTGATATCGTTCATTGTCCAGACATGAGTAATTTAAAATATTGATCGTCACACATTTTTTCAAAAGATTATAGTTTTCGCCCTTCTTGATCTGGTGAGAGTACATTTCACTCCAGTAGAACAGCGTCCTTTTTTCCATATTATACGGATTAAACAGCTGCATCTCAATGTTGATTAACTTACCCTCCACCGTACGCGCTTTGATATCTAAAATGGATTAGTTTATCTTCCGGACTATCTTTGTCCGTAAACGTGTTAATAAGTGTAATCTCCGTAAGAGGCTACTCACCGGTTTCAATAAACGTGCTGTTAAGGAAAGCTAACAAAACATCTTTACTTTGCTCACTTCCAAAAATACGTTTGAATACAAAATCCACTCGAGGATCGAGCAAATCCGTCATCCTGCATCAGCTCCATTCTTACCCAGGATTATATCATAATTCACATACTTTCTTCAGCTTAACGTTGGACCTGCATTCACATCTGATCACTCTTCAAAAGACAAATTCATTGGCTCGTCCGACATCTCATACTCTGTCTCCATATGAGTCAATGGTGTATTCGGATCAACCTCTTCGAAACGGAAACTATCCACCCAAACTTTTCCTTTGCCGTTCAAAATAACCCCGAATGAGATGACCGCACTGCCCTGCGGAACACCTGATGATAATGATAGGGTGACAGAAGCGCTTCAGACGCCACTTCTTCAAGCCCGATCTCCTCGTACAGATTCGTTTCAATAAAGTAGAGACTTTGCCGAATCAATTCACTGTATGAATTCAAATAAAGTCCAGCCCCTTTCCATATCCTTACTATACGTGAGGCTGCACATCTCGTTTTGATCATTTTTGCTAACCTGTTCTGGTGACAAACTTCGCTACAGCCCCCACCTATGATCTGAACCTCTCTAAGATAACGAGGTAATACTGCACAAATAACGAAAAAAGAGCCCATCATCAGGAGGAATGCTCCATCCCATGATTGGCTCTTCTTTAATAAGACTAACGACTCCAAGTGAGGCGTCCTTTTTATTTCTATACTCCACTCAAATCGAAATTATTTTCCAAAATCAACATCATACTGCCGGCACCGGCTGAACTCCAACTTCCTCCTCATGATCCAACAGATCATGTTTCTCCCAAGCCCGGCTCTTCCAGCGGAAATACATAATGACAGCGCGTGTCCACTCGTCTGCGGCAATCGCAAGCCATACACCGGCGAGCCCCATGTGAAGCTTGAACACAAGCAGGTAGCCTAGCGGTAGGCTCATGCAGACCATAGAGATCAGTCCCATGTATACCGGGAACTTCGCATCACCTGCGGCACGAAGGGAACCAATAATCACAATGTTGCAGGTTCGCCCGGTTTCCAGCAGAAGACTTAGCAGGATGACCTGTGCCCCTAGCTTGATAATTTCCGGATTATCCGTGAACACACTCATCAGCGGAACACGGAAGAGAATAATAATTACATCGATCACAACCGTTGCGAGCAGCGCCCATTTTACACTGTCGAATACGCGTTTATATGCATCGTTCTTGCGCCGTGCACCGACCAGTCGGCCAACAATAATGGAAGTTCCCATTCCGATCGCCATGCTGAATAGATAGATGTAGCTTGAAATATTACCCGCATATTGCCGGGTTGCCATCGCTTCAGCACCCAGATAGGTTACGTACAGTGTGAAGACGAGCTGGCAGGACTGATATACAACGGATTCCAGTGCAGAGGGAATACCGATTCGCAAGATTTTGCTGATAAACTTCTTCGAAAGGTTGATGTAATAGCTAAACTCTACCCTTACATCCATAACCCGATAGAGTAACCAGAAGAAAATAATCAAACAGATCAGACGGCTTCCGACCGTTGAGATCGCTGCCCCTTCTACACCAAGCTTCGGCATGCCGAAATGGCCAAAAATAAGGGCGTAGTTACCAACGACGTGAATCACGTTCATCAGAACGGAAACATACATCGTCTCTTTGGTGTAACCATGCGTACGAATCGTCGCGGCCAGCGCGTTAATCAGCGCCTGAAGGAAGATCCCGCCTCCGACAATACTTATATAAGAACGGGCAAAATCGTATATTTCACCTTGGATATGAAGCAGTGTAAGCAGATGTCCTCCTAACAGAAGGAAGCTTCCGCTCAGAATCAGTCCAACAATCAGATTTAGTGTAATCGCATTACCTGTGACCTGTGCCGCCTCACTCAACTTCTTCGAACCAATATATTGTGCCACAACAATAGCAGCGCCATGTCCAATGACTTCCAGTACAAGAATCGCAATGGAAATAATCTGGTTGGCTGCTCCGACTCCGGATACTGCATTATCGGACACTGAACTGAGCATGAACGTATCCACGCTCCCCATCAACATAAACAAGAAGAGTTCCAGGAAAATAGGCCATGTTAGCCGAATCAGATTCAGATCCTTGGCATCCGAACGCAGGGACTCTTTGGTTGAGGATATTGCTGTCATTTTCTCACCTTTCCCGTGTGGGCTTTAATTCTTAGGGTATGTTAGCACAGGTGGTTTGAAAATGCAGTAGTTTTGCGAAAAAACTTGAAAGTTTTTTGAAATTCCAATAATAGGTATTTTCAGTTTTTTCATTTAGTTTGCATTATAGAGAATAACTAAATTGATATACTCGTTATAAATACACGATCTCAGGAGATAGAAGAAGTCCAGGGCGATGAGCAAAAACCCTCACACATCCCTATTGGATCGGGATGTGTAAGGGTCCAAGGTTTAAGTTAGCCATTTAATCATCTGGAATACATGGGTCTATCCTTTTACCGATCCGGCAGCAATACCTTCTACAATTCGATTGCTCAAAACGAGGAAAGCGATCAGGATCGGCAGGATGCTGATCATCAGTGTCGCACCAATCACTCCCCAATTTATTTCACTGAACCTTGCGTTACACCATTGATAATCCATTTTTGTGCAAACAGGTAAATGATGATCATCGGCAGCAACGCCAGCAGGTACGATGCAAACGCCAGGTTGAAGTCAGTATTGAATTGACCCTGGAACACATATTGTACCAGTGGAAGCGTGTATTGTGCCGGATCACTAATAATAATGAGTGGCAGCAGAAAGTCATTATAGGTAGACAGACAAGTTAGAATACCAACCGTGGCACTGATCGGCGCCATCAATGGGAAAATGATTTTCCAGAATGTGCCCCAGGTTGTTGCTCCATCTACGAAGGCTGCTTCCTCCAGTGCTACCGGAATGGACCGAATGTAACCTACATATACAAATACGTTAAAGGCGAGACCGTACACCGTATGCAGCAGGATAAGACCCAGAAGATTGGTCATTTCCAGTGATGCAGTCAGCTTAACAATCGGCAGCATGATGATTGGAAACGGAATAAACATCGCGCTGACGAAGTAATAATACAGCCCTTTGAAAAATTTCCGCTTCTCCATATTCCGGGCAATCGCGTAAGCAACCATAGAGTTACTGAGCAAGGTCAGAATGACTGTTGACGCAGTAACAATGGCACTGTTACGGAACGATTGGAAGAAGTTTGTCATGTCTATTGCACTTGCAAAGTTCTCCCAGTGAAGCGTTGTCGGAATAGCAAAGACCGATTGGGCCATTTGCTCCGGATTTTTCAATGCGATTGTAACCGTCATATATAAAGGGAACAGAATGAACAAGGTACCCAGAATAATTAACAACATAACGGGCCAGTTGGTACGTAAACGGCTTCTCATTACAGATCCGTCTCCCTTCTTTGCAGGAACCGGATTTGCAGAATCGAAATCACCGCAATAACGATGAAATAGATAACCGAGTTCGCAGATTGATATGCATATTCGCCGCCTTCAAATCCACCCGTGTAGATCAGATGGGAGATGGACTGTGTTGCCCGTCCCGGTCCACCATTCGTCAAGGCCACGATCTGGTCAAAGACCATCAGTGAGTTTTTCATCGCCAGCACCATATTAATTGTGAAGAACGGGGCAATAAGCGGAAACGTAATGCTCCAGAATTCACGCCATTTTCCAGCGCCGTCCAGATTTGATGCTTCATACAATGTCGTAGGGATGGTTTGCAATCCCGCCAAATACAGAATCGTATTCAACGCGACGGATTGCCACACCGCTACAATTACGATCCCAATCCATGCCAGACTTTCGCTGCCCAGAATGTTGGTGGATAAGGCGTTGATGCCCAGGTTTTGTCCCCAGATCGGGAATACGTTGGAGAACAGGTAGTTAAATATGTAACCTACGATCAATACACTCAGGATATTCGGCAAGAAGTAGATGCCACGGAAAAAGTTACGGAACTTAATCTTGGCATTCAGCCCGAGTGCAATGAGCAGGCTTAGAATATTCGTAAGGATCGTTACAACGATCGCAAACTTGAAGGTAAACCAGTAGGCGTTGCCTACATTGTCATCTTGAAACAAATTGAAATAGTTTTTGAATCCAACAAAATCATAACCTTTACCGAATCCGTTGTAGTTCGTAAATGAATAATAGATCCCCTGGAGGGCCGGCAGCGTCATAAATACAAAGAACAGTATTACCGCCGGAACCGTCATCCAGTAATAAGGCGCGATGCGCTTGTTCATACTCCATCCTCCTTCGGACAAGGCGTTATCGCCGATTCGCTACCTTGTCCCATTCTTTGTCGAGTGTATCCAGATAGTTGTCGATGTTCTTGTTCTGCAAAAAGGACTGTACGATGGAATTCAGCTGCACCGCAGCCGGAATATAGTGATCGGCGAAGTCGATAACCTTGCCCTGCTCAATGTAAGGTGTCAGTTCCTGTACAGCAGGATCATCTTGTTTTACACCTTCCACCGCAGAGAACAGCGTCTGTTCCTTAATGTACTTGCCTATATTTTCAGGCTCCAGCAGAAACGCGATGAACTGCTCGGCCTGCTCCTTGTTTGGTGTATTCGCTGAAATGGTAAACAGAGAGTCGATTCCGTTCACCAGCTTGATCTGGCTCGGATCGTTGCCTGTCGGGAATGGGAAGAAACCAATATCCACATTCGGGTTCGCTTTGCGAATCTCGGAGATCGCCCAGGTACCCTGGATGTACATATAAGCTTCACCATTGGCAAAGGCACGGTTACCATCCGAATACGCTTTACCGAAGTTGTCGCCGTGACCGTAATTCATCAGCTCCAACTGCTTCTCCGCAACCTCACGGTATTTCTCCTTGAAGGTCACTTTGTTCTCGCGACGCTCCAGGTAGAAATCAATACCAACCAAGTTAGGTCCGAGTGCATTGAACGGCAGATTCGTCTGCCAATCATCCTTGTATGTGAAGTAAAACGGAATTTTACCCGCATCCTTAATTTTTTTGGCTGTAGCAATCAGCTCGTCCCAGGTCTTGGGTACGTTCAGACCCATTTCTTTAAACAAGGTTTTGTTGTACATGATGCCGTTTGCATTTGTTGCGTATGGAACACCTGTCACTTCATCCATGCCCGTGACATCCTTCAGCATCTTTATGTAGTTGGGATCGATCGTTTTTAACAGTGGACTGTCTGTCAGATCGGCGAAAATATCACTCTGTGCAAGAATGGAATAGGTATCGGTTGCCCCCATTGCCATAATGTCTGGTACATCGTTCTTCACCACACGTGTCTTCAGCACCGTCTCCGCGTCAGGTGGATTCACCTGAGTGACCTGAATATCGGGGTGTTCGGCGTTGAATGTTTTGATTAATTCGTCAAAGGTTCCTTTGGCTTCGGGTTTGTTCTGAAAAAATTCAACCTGCACTTTGCCATTGGCATTATTCCCGCTAGTGCAGGAAGACAGAAGTACAGCCGTTATTCCACAAAGCAGCATTAACCCGAGTGCCTTGGTAAGCGATGTTCTCATGTTGTACCTCCCTCAGCTTATATACGTAAAGATTTACCCATTAAATTAGTGAAGTAACCACGTGGTTAATCCTTCCACCGTTCTATACTTAGAGCGTTGACTATAATGTGTCCTATTATTCCTAAAACGGTTTCGGTAAAAATGAATCAGTCCCACTGACCGCGAGTCCGCTCGTCGACATAACAAAAAAAGGACATCGGAAATATCCAATGTCCCTCATGTATCCAGTTACGACTGCTTACATCAAAGCGGTTGTTAACTCTTTATCAACGCTCTATTTTCGGCAAAGCATTACGTAAACGCTTGGCTCGGTAACTCTGAAATGCACGGATTAACATGCCGATGACCAGCATAACCACACCAACATTTATCGCTACATCCGCCAAATTGAGAATACCACGTCCCGACGGAAATACGAGAAAATCCGTTACGCGTGCGTAGATAAAACGATCGATTGCATTACCCAAAGCACCACCGACCATGAAACCGGCACCTGCCTGCATCCAGAAACCGCGAATCTCACCTTTTCTCCGATAATACATCATACCCGCCACGAATAGAATAGCGACCACACCGAAAAGACGCGCATTCCCTTGAAACAGGCTGCCTGCCATTCCACTATTCTCATAATGCTGCAATTGCATTCCCGAGTCGCCAAGCCTCATCGTGTCCCCAACTTCCATATACATCCTCACCGCCATCTTGGTTCCCTGATCAACCAAGGTAACCAGCAGTGCTACAAAATAAAATAACATTGTGCCACTCCTCCTGCCGGACGCTCAAAAGTTAAACTAAAGAAGTCTCCGCTGTAACATTTCCTTCACTTTAACACACCCGAAGCGTTGTCACCAACTGGACAGAGAACGCGCATTGCACACACTCATAGGAATGGAATGGGCAAAAAAAATCCGTACCTGGAATAGGCACGGATGATGAATACTTTTATTGGAGTTAAAACCACAATTTTATTGAATAGCAGAGAGCACATCCAGCAGCATGGATTTGAATTTCGGACGGTCAATGGCCTCGCAGACACGTACATTCGGCTCTTTACCGAAACGTCCGTTGATATCCACAACGCTATATCCGCGCGTTAACTCTCCTGCTGCTTCTACATCCACATAATACTGACCGGATTTGGTCATGAGCGACTCATCTGCGGCAACAGCCATCAGCAACGTGTCCGGGTGAGTGGTGCCATTCAGTTTATGTACCGATTTGTTGAACTGCATAACCACTTTGTTGATGGCTGTGAAGAAATCGGCACCAGATGTACCCAGTGCTGCAATTTCAGCGTGATCATCATCATCCATAACAGAATACTGAGTACACATTTCCCAGCCAACCATGGTCGTCGGAATGCCTGCGTGCAATACAATTTTGGCTGCTTCCGGATCTACATAGAAGTTATACTCCGCGGCTGGTGTGATATTACCCAGTGCATTATTCGTTCCACCCATGATGTAGAGGTGAGCAATCTCCGGAATAATGGTTGGGTCCTTCTGGATTGCCATCGCAATGTTGGTCAGAGGTGCAATGGCCAGAAGCGAGATTTCGCCCGGATGTGCGTGTACCTTTTCAATAATAAAATCAACTGCATGCCCTGCCTCTGGACGCTGGTCCGCCTTCGGGAAATGGGCTCCGCCCATGCCGTCATCACCATGTACGTCTTCCACCGTGCGGTGCTGGGCCTTGCCATAGGCCATCAATGGGCGTTCGCACCCTTTGTACACAGGCACCTTGCCGCCATGTCCCGCAACCTGTACCGTGTACAGGGCATTTTCAACCTCCTGGTCAAACTGTACGTTCCCACCTGTAATCGTAATGCCCTCCACCTGGAAATGGTGCAGTGCCGTCAGGATCGCAATCGTATCGTCTCCTGCTGTATCTGTATCGATGATGACTTTTCTCATGATGCCGCGCTCCTTCTTCGTTGAATTGATATTCATTCCAAATAAACACTAGGGTTTATTTTACATCAAAAACGTACCGATGACGATGGAAACGCCGATGATAATGGAACGCAGCAGCTGTGCTACCGCCATATTGCCTCGTGCGATTTCGTCACAGACCCGCATCTTGGGGGTAAGGAAGTCAAATATAATATAGACCAGACACAAAATAATGATTCCAAGCGCCGACCAGAGCAGCATATCCAGCCATGAATGCGTAGAAAAGGACACCATGCCCACAATGATACACAGGCCCAGCAATTTGCTGCCCATATACATGCCTGCCGCCTCATTGCCTTTCGCGATTTCCTCGCTATCGTTATACCGGGTCAATTGGCTAAAAGCGAAATACCCACATACCAATACTACCAGCAGAATGCCTACACCTACCGCTACATTCAGCAGGTTCAATCCCAAATTGTCCATTCCTTCTCCTCCTCGTCATCCATCCGTTCATTGACCACAGCCGCACAATAATAGGCCATATCTCCGGTTACCTTCTCCCCGATCCGGGGCAGCACACCGGCAAAACGTCCACCGATGACAAACACTCCTGTAAGCAAATAACCGCTGTATTCGCCATCTTCTGTCTGAATCACGGCCTGTTCCATCGGTACCAGCTGCTGATATATTTTAGGCTGATTATTATAATAGGCTGCGATCTCATCTTCTTCTTGCAGTTCGGCTATTGTGTTGGAGTTCGTAGGGGCGTGCAGCTGATGAGAAGCAGCCGTTTGGCCCGCATGATGATCCGATCCCTCACCCAGCAACGATGTGCCTCGACCTTCGCGGCCCCAATAGCTTTTAGCCACATAAGGCATTGCGCTCCATTCGAAAGGTTCAGCTTCGAAATAAGTAGGTAGCAGATAACGCGAAATCGCCGCTAACTCTGCATCGTTAAACAGCCGAAACCCGCAATATTCCATGGTTTGTTCGTTGCGTTCATAGAGTGACCAGATCGCCGCCATGAAACCCTTGCTCTGCATCAGCACATGCTGTGCAGGATTCATCAGACCCAGGCGGTTATCCTGAACCAATTCAAGCAGTGCTGCGCCGATGTCCACGCCGGTCGTTTCATCTCGATCATCGATTAGATATTCCAGGGGATAGAGCCGGTACAACAGGTTAATCTCGCGTCCATGATGGTAGAGCGCCTCCCCTGGAATAATCTCCAACTCCTCCAGTGGAGCGTAAAACGTTTCATACCCCGCCTTCTGGCACAGCTTCATCAGATACTCCGTATTGGTCCGATCCTCCACATGCTCTCCAAATGAAGTAAAGGTCACCGGGCCCAGCAAACCCTGCTGTGCGTAAGCATCCAGCCAGCGGCGAAAGCATTCCCGGATACATTCATCCATTCCTTTGGACGGAGCATGGAGCGATATTTTTTCAACCATCCCCACCAAAATACCTTCCAATGCAGCTGCTTCAGGTATGCCGGTTGGGGTATCCGTGTTATTTTCGATACATTTAGGTCCGGCTTCCCCAATAATCCAGTCCTGCCGAGTAATCCCGCCTGTCACCATCTCCATACGAGCCGCCGGAATAAGGCCGGGATGAATGCCCAGCTGCTGCTCCAGGAAAGAGTCGGGCATGTATTGCTGAATAAAACGCATCACCTTGCAATAAATCCCGTCTACAGCCTCAACTGCTGCACGCAATTCCTGCATCTCTGCAGGGGAATAAACCGTCAATGCAGGCACACAATATTGCTTGCCATACATCCGATGGTAGGGAACTTGCTGCCCTGCTTCACCCCTGAATACTTCTTCATGACTGAATGGCAGTTGGTATATATGCCTCATCAGGTTCTAACCTCCCGAACTGCGGAAGAAGCTGCCAAAGCCGCTCGATTTTGAACTGGATTTGCTGTAGGAGCTGCTGTCCTTGTTGCTCCGATAGGACGATCCGCCACCGTAATAATAGTGCCCACTGCTGGAGTCATATTCACATCCGGTATCGTATTCCGGGTCACACTCATCGCTATTGCTGCTACAACCGGATAATACGGCTGGAACCGCAAGCATTAGCGAGAAGGCAACCAGCTTGGCGCGTGATCCAGGTTTGGGTTTGGGATTTTCGTCCATTACAAATCTACCTCCTTCATAAAAAACAACACTTTCTTGCGATCCGCATCCAACACGGAATACACAAATTCATAGGTCGTACCGCCCCGGACCATGTAATGGTCCAGCAGTTGCTCGGCAAGTTCCATCGTGTACGAGGAGGATTCTGCCAAGTCCAATTCCTGAAATGCACACCCATTCCACAGCATGTATTCCGCACTGTACATGGAGGACATTTTACACATTGCCAGTGCAGCGTCCGCAATCGCTGTACCGTATTCCGCAGGTTTTTGATTGTCATACTCGGTCACGTAAACTGCATGCTCCCGACGATCCTCGGATTCATTGGATAGATGCGCCCAGAGCTTATTTTTCATCAGGGTAGCATCGACCAGCTTGCGCATGAAAAGCTCATCGCGAGTACCCGATACCTGCTCCAGTACGCCCGTCTCCACCTGCCGGTCATCCGACCAGTTCCGATAAGTCAATAAATAATAAATAACGATAACCTGCCTTTCTGTGAGCTCTAAGAGGAGCCGTTTCAATACACACAAACGTATTAAACGCATGAGAAGGAAAAAAGTTACACTATTCCCGATGACATGTAAAAAAGCATTTTGCATAAATCCCAAGAGTGGTTTTCAATCAGCAAGATATAGATCGAAATGAATCTATTCGTCTAGATCTTTTGCACGCGAACAATAAGAATCGAATTATGCAAAATGCTAGTAAAGATAACATTGTGGCGACACACAATTTTACCAGCTAATTACCTCGGATATCATCCCGTTATAAAGCTAACTTTGAAAATCAAAAAGGCCAGAGATCTCCCTCCGGCCTTCTTTCCTTCTTCATCTATTTCAAGATAAGCTCCATAATCTGACCAGTCTCACAGCTCTGCCCACTGGGCCAACATATCATTGTATTCACCAGACAATTGCTCACGTTCGTTCCACATTTGCTCCAGCTCGTTTGGATTATCCTGCACGGATTCAAGCTGACGATCCATCTCCTGGATTTGCCCTTC
This window of the Paenibacillus marchantiae genome carries:
- a CDS encoding MATE family efflux transporter, producing MTAISSTKESLRSDAKDLNLIRLTWPIFLELFLFMLMGSVDTFMLSSVSDNAVSGVGAANQIISIAILVLEVIGHGAAIVVAQYIGSKKLSEAAQVTGNAITLNLIVGLILSGSFLLLGGHLLTLLHIQGEIYDFARSYISIVGGGIFLQALINALAATIRTHGYTKETMYVSVLMNVIHVVGNYALIFGHFGMPKLGVEGAAISTVGSRLICLIIFFWLLYRVMDVRVEFSYYINLSKKFISKILRIGIPSALESVVYQSCQLVFTLYVTYLGAEAMATRQYAGNISSYIYLFSMAIGMGTSIIVGRLVGARRKNDAYKRVFDSVKWALLATVVIDVIIILFRVPLMSVFTDNPEIIKLGAQVILLSLLLETGRTCNIVIIGSLRAAGDAKFPVYMGLISMVCMSLPLGYLLVFKLHMGLAGVWLAIAADEWTRAVIMYFRWKSRAWEKHDLLDHEEEVGVQPVPAV
- a CDS encoding carbohydrate ABC transporter permease — translated: MRSRLRTNWPVMLLIILGTLFILFPLYMTVTIALKNPEQMAQSVFAIPTTLHWENFASAIDMTNFFQSFRNSAIVTASTVILTLLSNSMVAYAIARNMEKRKFFKGLYYYFVSAMFIPFPIIMLPIVKLTASLEMTNLLGLILLHTVYGLAFNVFVYVGYIRSIPVALEEAAFVDGATTWGTFWKIIFPLMAPISATVGILTCLSTYNDFLLPLIIISDPAQYTLPLVQYVFQGQFNTDFNLAFASYLLALLPMIIIYLFAQKWIINGVTQGSVK
- a CDS encoding carbohydrate ABC transporter permease: MNKRIAPYYWMTVPAVILFFVFMTLPALQGIYYSFTNYNGFGKGYDFVGFKNYFNLFQDDNVGNAYWFTFKFAIVVTILTNILSLLIALGLNAKIKFRNFFRGIYFLPNILSVLIVGYIFNYLFSNVFPIWGQNLGINALSTNILGSESLAWIGIVIVAVWQSVALNTILYLAGLQTIPTTLYEASNLDGAGKWREFWSITFPLIAPFFTINMVLAMKNSLMVFDQIVALTNGGPGRATQSISHLIYTGGFEGGEYAYQSANSVIYFIVIAVISILQIRFLQRRETDL
- a CDS encoding ABC transporter substrate-binding protein produces the protein MLLCGITAVLLSSCTSGNNANGKVQVEFFQNKPEAKGTFDELIKTFNAEHPDIQVTQVNPPDAETVLKTRVVKNDVPDIMAMGATDTYSILAQSDIFADLTDSPLLKTIDPNYIKMLKDVTGMDEVTGVPYATNANGIMYNKTLFKEMGLNVPKTWDELIATAKKIKDAGKIPFYFTYKDDWQTNLPFNALGPNLVGIDFYLERRENKVTFKEKYREVAEKQLELMNYGHGDNFGKAYSDGNRAFANGEAYMYIQGTWAISEIRKANPNVDIGFFPFPTGNDPSQIKLVNGIDSLFTISANTPNKEQAEQFIAFLLEPENIGKYIKEQTLFSAVEGVKQDDPAVQELTPYIEQGKVIDFADHYIPAAVQLNSIVQSFLQNKNIDNYLDTLDKEWDKVANRR
- the lspA gene encoding signal peptidase II, encoding MLFYFVALLVTLVDQGTKMAVRMYMEVGDTMRLGDSGMQLQHYENSGMAGSLFQGNARLFGVVAILFVAGMMYYRRKGEIRGFWMQAGAGFMVGGALGNAIDRFIYARVTDFLVFPSGRGILNLADVAINVGVVMLVIGMLIRAFQSYRAKRLRNALPKIER
- a CDS encoding nucleoside hydrolase; its protein translation is MRKVIIDTDTAGDDTIAILTALHHFQVEGITITGGNVQFDQEVENALYTVQVAGHGGKVPVYKGCERPLMAYGKAQHRTVEDVHGDDGMGGAHFPKADQRPEAGHAVDFIIEKVHAHPGEISLLAIAPLTNIAMAIQKDPTIIPEIAHLYIMGGTNNALGNITPAAEYNFYVDPEAAKIVLHAGIPTTMVGWEMCTQYSVMDDDDHAEIAALGTSGADFFTAINKVVMQFNKSVHKLNGTTHPDTLLMAVAADESLMTKSGQYYVDVEAAGELTRGYSVVDINGRFGKEPNVRVCEAIDRPKFKSMLLDVLSAIQ
- a CDS encoding DUF350 domain-containing protein, giving the protein MDNLGLNLLNVAVGVGILLVVLVCGYFAFSQLTRYNDSEEIAKGNEAAGMYMGSKLLGLCIIVGMVSFSTHSWLDMLLWSALGIIILCLVYIIFDFLTPKMRVCDEIARGNMAVAQLLRSIIIGVSIVIGTFLM
- a CDS encoding glutathionylspermidine synthase family protein translates to MRHIYQLPFSHEEVFRGEAGQQVPYHRMYGKQYCVPALTVYSPAEMQELRAAVEAVDGIYCKVMRFIQQYMPDSFLEQQLGIHPGLIPAARMEMVTGGITRQDWIIGEAGPKCIENNTDTPTGIPEAAALEGILVGMVEKISLHAPSKGMDECIRECFRRWLDAYAQQGLLGPVTFTSFGEHVEDRTNTEYLMKLCQKAGYETFYAPLEELEIIPGEALYHHGREINLLYRLYPLEYLIDDRDETTGVDIGAALLELVQDNRLGLMNPAQHVLMQSKGFMAAIWSLYERNEQTMEYCGFRLFNDAELAAISRYLLPTYFEAEPFEWSAMPYVAKSYWGREGRGTSLLGEGSDHHAGQTAASHQLHAPTNSNTIAELQEEDEIAAYYNNQPKIYQQLVPMEQAVIQTEDGEYSGYLLTGVFVIGGRFAGVLPRIGEKVTGDMAYYCAAVVNERMDDEEEKEWTIWD